One window from the genome of [Clostridium] celerecrescens 18A encodes:
- a CDS encoding carboxypeptidase-like regulatory domain-containing protein, producing MNCFKKSSLRINGAKLQSHPEYHFDIHLEKQKFQIINGTVYNESQKPCAGAAVRITQIDCRDNTRSLLGYTLTDENGYYLFSMKAKTYMKYELAVYAPLL from the coding sequence ATGAACTGTTTCAAAAAGTCCTCTTTAAGAATAAACGGAGCTAAACTCCAATCCCACCCGGAATATCATTTTGACATCCACTTAGAAAAACAGAAATTCCAGATCATCAATGGAACCGTATACAACGAGAGCCAGAAGCCTTGTGCAGGAGCTGCGGTCCGGATCACCCAGATCGACTGCAGGGATAATACCAGAAGCCTGCTGGGTTATACCTTGACGGACGAGAATGGGTATTATTTATTCTCGATGAAAGCAAAGACCTATATGAAGTATGAATTAGCGGTCTATGCTCCCCTTCTCTGA
- a CDS encoding motility associated factor glycosyltransferase family protein, which produces MKKYKTMDGYHVYRIKKNKKFSFLADQLDYRKEINQLLYTLEDLKFDSLIFLFGIDTGEYLEDLKKLLCSKNRVIIFEPNPGIFKKFDSKLADNISLVLFEENQVKQIFDNTIHFKNINNIYFHAFGNYSSVYKEQYDRLIEHLDWTIINAASQVELAKRFKKIFIQNMTANMKVLNQSTPIHHYRSANLNVPALVVSGGPSLDSNIRDMLVHKDQLDQYFIITGSRTAEALTKHGILPDMIVSVDPVDANFDMMKNCLDLEVPLAFYEYSNRYLVGNYKGDKIFISLLLSQTVKGFEHYQSVYCGGSVAHACIDIANMMGCSPIILLGQDLAYTYNKHHADSAVFDYDKSIPYGATTIVKDVYGNPVGTTITLDHYRRRLEHYITIYKDQKRIRFINCSYGADIKGAPHKELSEVFKEETSGRKKKNCIPNQEIQIDSRKTIDTLLCFIEEYRIMAGQGLELCEIICSENQTKSLLDMEETDIDLQRILYILKIVNDFENAADTRYLGGYFSEFVYEMKERTFDMSAADYEKLTSDLQHQARAFKIYFEKMKVMLEEVKETILETVTEFYEPHIV; this is translated from the coding sequence ATGAAAAAATATAAAACAATGGATGGATATCACGTATATCGAATAAAGAAAAATAAGAAATTTTCTTTTCTGGCAGACCAGCTGGATTACAGAAAAGAAATCAATCAATTATTATATACTTTAGAGGATTTGAAATTTGATTCCCTGATATTTTTATTCGGAATAGATACGGGAGAATACCTTGAAGATCTGAAAAAATTACTTTGTTCCAAAAACAGAGTGATCATTTTTGAACCAAACCCTGGGATTTTTAAAAAATTCGATTCCAAATTAGCAGACAATATAAGCCTTGTTCTGTTTGAGGAAAATCAGGTAAAACAAATTTTTGACAATACCATTCATTTTAAAAATATCAATAATATTTACTTTCACGCATTCGGCAACTATTCCAGTGTTTATAAGGAACAATACGACCGATTGATTGAACATCTGGATTGGACCATCATCAACGCGGCTTCCCAGGTGGAGCTTGCAAAACGTTTCAAGAAAATTTTCATTCAGAATATGACTGCAAATATGAAGGTTTTAAATCAGAGCACACCCATTCACCACTACCGGTCTGCCAATCTCAATGTTCCTGCACTTGTGGTATCCGGAGGTCCTTCCCTGGATTCAAACATCAGGGATATGCTCGTTCATAAGGATCAGTTAGACCAGTACTTTATTATTACCGGAAGCAGGACTGCAGAGGCATTAACGAAACATGGGATCCTTCCGGATATGATCGTATCCGTAGATCCGGTTGATGCAAACTTTGATATGATGAAGAACTGTCTGGACTTAGAAGTTCCCCTTGCTTTCTATGAATACAGCAACCGATATCTAGTCGGAAATTATAAGGGAGATAAAATCTTTATTTCCCTCCTGCTCTCTCAAACAGTAAAGGGCTTTGAACATTATCAGAGCGTTTACTGCGGAGGTTCGGTTGCCCACGCCTGTATTGATATTGCAAACATGATGGGCTGCTCTCCCATCATATTATTGGGCCAGGATCTCGCTTATACTTATAATAAACATCATGCAGACAGCGCAGTCTTTGATTATGATAAGAGTATTCCCTATGGGGCCACAACCATTGTAAAGGATGTGTACGGCAATCCGGTCGGGACGACCATCACCCTGGATCATTACAGACGAAGGCTGGAACATTATATTACTATTTATAAAGACCAAAAACGAATCCGTTTTATTAATTGTTCCTATGGTGCGGATATAAAAGGCGCACCCCATAAGGAGCTGTCGGAAGTATTTAAGGAAGAAACTTCCGGAAGGAAAAAAAAGAATTGCATCCCAAACCAGGAGATCCAGATAGACAGCAGGAAGACCATAGATACACTTCTTTGCTTCATTGAAGAATACCGGATAATGGCAGGCCAGGGTCTGGAGTTATGTGAAATCATATGCTCTGAAAACCAGACAAAATCTCTACTCGATATGGAAGAAACGGATATTGACCTGCAGCGTATCTTATATATTCTAAAGATTGTAAATGATTTTGAAAATGCTGCTGACACCAGATATTTGGGAGGATATTTCAGCGAATTCGTTTATGAAATGAAGGAAAGAACGTTTGACATGTCTGCTGCGGATTATGAAAAACTAACCTCTGATCTGCAGCATCAGGCAAGAGCTTTTAAGATATATTTTGAAAAAATGAAAGTAATGCTTGAAGAAGTAAAAGAAACCATTTTGGAAACGGTAACAGAATTCTATGAACCGCATATAGTTTAA
- a CDS encoding NAD-dependent 4,6-dehydratase LegB, which translates to MKKVLVTGADGFIGSHLTETLVERGYDVRAFTFYNSFNTWGWLDSLPDEIKKEIEVHPGDIRDPNGVRNAMTGIESVFHLAALIAIPFSYHSPDSYVDTNIKGTLNVLQAARSLGTDKVLITSTSEVYGSAKYVPIDESHPFQGQSPYSATKIGADRLAEAFYRSFSLPVSIVRPFNTYGPRQSARAVIPSIISQLLTGTKEIRLGSLTPTRDFNYVKDTVNGFIEIEKSEKTLGEEINIASQTEISIGELAAELIRQINPQARIVCEPERMRPQKSEVNRLLGSNKKLKELTEWNQEYSLSLGLKKTIDWMEKNQDKYKAGIYNL; encoded by the coding sequence ATGAAAAAGGTTCTGGTTACTGGAGCAGATGGATTTATAGGCAGTCATTTAACGGAAACACTTGTTGAACGGGGATACGATGTTAGAGCGTTTACTTTTTATAATTCCTTCAATACCTGGGGATGGCTGGATTCTCTTCCTGATGAAATAAAGAAGGAAATAGAGGTACACCCCGGAGATATCCGGGATCCAAACGGCGTAAGGAACGCCATGACAGGGATCGAATCGGTCTTTCATCTGGCCGCTTTAATTGCCATCCCCTTTAGCTATCACTCTCCGGATTCCTACGTGGATACCAATATAAAGGGAACATTAAATGTCCTCCAGGCCGCAAGAAGCCTTGGTACGGATAAGGTACTCATCACCTCTACTTCAGAGGTTTATGGCAGCGCCAAATACGTTCCGATTGATGAATCCCATCCCTTTCAGGGACAATCGCCCTATTCCGCTACGAAGATCGGAGCCGACCGGCTGGCAGAAGCCTTCTATAGAAGCTTTTCCCTTCCGGTATCCATTGTCAGGCCATTTAATACCTATGGCCCCAGGCAGTCTGCAAGAGCTGTTATACCATCCATTATCAGCCAGCTGCTGACTGGGACCAAAGAGATACGCCTTGGCAGTCTGACTCCCACCAGGGATTTTAATTATGTAAAAGATACCGTAAACGGTTTTATTGAAATAGAAAAATCAGAAAAAACCCTAGGCGAGGAAATCAACATTGCAAGCCAAACGGAAATCTCCATCGGCGAACTTGCAGCAGAACTGATCCGCCAGATCAATCCCCAGGCCAGGATCGTCTGCGAGCCAGAACGTATGCGTCCTCAAAAAAGCGAGGTAAACAGGCTTCTTGGATCAAATAAAAAGTTAAAAGAACTTACAGAATGGAACCAGGAATACTCTCTTTCCCTTGGTCTTAAGAAAACCATTGACTGGATGGAGAAAAATCAGGATAAATATAAGGCCGGCATCTATAACCTTTAG
- a CDS encoding carboxypeptidase-like regulatory domain-containing protein, giving the protein MQQKIIFTGCQIICSGVVTADITLSNNAFILITGTVYSPTGKPLPNAAVEILLVDDSHIPSEGKSLGVTFTLQDGTYGISLPRIGEKQYKLIAYSPV; this is encoded by the coding sequence ATGCAGCAAAAAATAATTTTCACAGGCTGTCAGATCATTTGTTCCGGAGTCGTGACAGCAGACATTACCTTATCAAATAACGCGTTTATATTAATCACGGGAACCGTATACAGTCCAACAGGAAAGCCACTGCCAAACGCTGCGGTTGAAATACTTCTCGTAGATGATTCCCATATCCCTTCTGAGGGAAAAAGCTTAGGTGTAACCTTTACACTTCAAGATGGTACTTATGGAATATCACTTCCCAGGATTGGGGAAAAGCAATACAAATTAATTGCTTATTCGCCCGTTTAA
- a CDS encoding LegC family aminotransferase, which produces MIPLSVPNLAGNEKKYILDALDSGWISTAGCYVARFEQDMASYLNVPGAAAVQSGTAAIHLAMLLSGVKPGQEVIVPTLTFIASVNPAAYIGAAPVFMDCDDSLNIDCDKLEDFLKKECVMTSSGLINKSTNRIITAVVVVHIFGNMADMERLKALTGQYGLKLIEDAAEALGTCYNQGTYHGQFAGTIGDFGAYSFNGNKIITTGGGGLLTAKDGRDLERAKYLAAQAKDDPFHYTHNEVGYNYRMTNLQAALGVGQLECLEDFIRIKEINYEYYGNAITSTENFELLKFNQKARNNRWFYSLFIKNDGLDRNAVIKQLKEKDIETRPIWQLAHTQKMYENCQAYYIEKAPFYWNRVINIPCSTSLLKKDMDHIIQALNCI; this is translated from the coding sequence ATGATACCTTTATCGGTTCCCAATCTAGCAGGGAACGAAAAAAAATATATTTTAGATGCCCTTGACAGCGGCTGGATATCGACAGCAGGCTGCTATGTGGCAAGATTTGAGCAGGACATGGCTTCTTATTTAAATGTCCCCGGCGCGGCGGCCGTTCAAAGCGGAACTGCCGCGATCCATTTAGCCATGCTCTTATCCGGTGTGAAACCGGGACAGGAAGTGATCGTCCCAACCCTTACCTTTATTGCCTCAGTCAATCCAGCTGCATACATAGGTGCTGCTCCAGTTTTTATGGATTGTGATGACTCTCTGAATATAGATTGTGACAAGCTTGAGGATTTTTTGAAAAAGGAATGCGTCATGACATCTTCCGGGCTGATTAATAAGAGTACAAACCGGATCATCACGGCAGTTGTTGTCGTCCATATCTTTGGAAACATGGCGGATATGGAACGGCTGAAAGCATTGACTGGGCAATATGGACTCAAACTGATCGAAGATGCTGCAGAAGCATTAGGAACCTGCTACAATCAGGGAACGTACCATGGACAATTTGCAGGGACCATAGGCGATTTCGGAGCCTATTCTTTTAACGGCAATAAGATCATCACCACAGGAGGAGGGGGGCTGCTGACCGCAAAGGATGGCAGGGACTTAGAAAGAGCTAAGTATCTTGCTGCCCAGGCAAAAGACGATCCCTTCCATTATACTCACAATGAAGTGGGCTATAACTACCGCATGACCAACTTACAGGCCGCCCTTGGAGTCGGCCAGCTGGAATGCCTGGAGGATTTTATCCGGATCAAGGAAATCAATTATGAGTACTACGGCAATGCCATAACATCAACGGAAAACTTTGAACTGCTTAAGTTTAACCAGAAGGCGAGAAACAACCGGTGGTTCTATTCCCTGTTCATTAAAAACGATGGATTGGACAGGAATGCAGTCATAAAGCAGCTAAAGGAAAAGGATATTGAAACAAGGCCTATCTGGCAGCTTGCCCATACCCAGAAGATGTATGAGAACTGTCAGGCGTATTATATAGAAAAGGCTCCCTTTTACTGGAACCGGGTCATCAATATTCCCTGCAGTACCAGTCTTTTAAAAAAGGATATGGATCATATCATTCAAGCATTGAACTGCATTTAG